The Tachysurus fulvidraco isolate hzauxx_2018 chromosome 26, HZAU_PFXX_2.0, whole genome shotgun sequence genome segment AAACATTTCACAAGCACTCTTTTTAAATGTAGTGATGTCCAGCTGTAACAGAACcttttctctttacttttattaCACCATGCCGTTTTCTTTTAGGATTACGAGCAGAGCTACTACAGAAGCAACTCATCAAAAGCATAAGGTaacaatcctagcaaaactgctCAACTTCACGTTTTAAGATGAAACAAGACAGATGACCTCATCTCGTCTGAGGCTTCAGCGACACTTTAGCAGCCTCCCACACTTTCTGTTCCAGCCAGGAGAACAGAGGAAACAGTGGGAAGGCAGTGtcaaagaaatgtttgtgtctCGGTCAGCTTTCATAGTtcatttaaaagcttttaattaGTCTATCACGCAATCATTATTCATTGTTATGGGGATTGATTGATGTATTCCTGACAACTATCCTCTGTgacaagaaacaaaaacatgtgaGACTGAAGTGAGACAGGACCTCATAGCCACAGACCAGGATTTGACCCCTGAATAAGAGGCCAATTTTTAGGACAGCGACTGACCacatctacagaaaaaaaactcttgTGTGAGGACTTTATTAAAAGAACTACAGCAGTTTCTGCtttaaatgagaaacaagaTGTGGACTCTAACAAAAAATATTCCCCTGGACTTTAGATAAACCCAGTGGATGGATGAGAGCATACTGAAAGTAGAATTGAATATGATTGATCAGAAAGTTTTAGGGCAGTCACCAAACATCAATAAATTATAAAGTGTTACataccaaagaaaaatgtataattgtTAATagggtgaagttttctgtaaggtgactcttaattaacatttatggaaggagtctccacttttgatattttataattttataatccttacttttcttttttttacctttaagagAAGCATGTTTGCCTCTAACCTTAGGGATTTGTGAGTCGAGTGGGGTGCAGCTTGCAAAGGACATGCATTATAAGCTAATTGGTGATTGAATTGGATCTCTAaaatgtcagtagtgtgtgaacggctgtgtgggtgtgtgtgagattgtgccctgcgatggggtGGCACCCTGACCAGAGTAAATAACTATAAGGAtaaattacagaaaatgaatgaatggatagtACACagagtgagggaaaaaaaaatattgaaaattgtaaatgttgaaaaattgctgtggtataagcgGAATGAAACACTTTGGTGTAGTAGCTCACCGGTCACTGATTATATTCCTATTGCAAAATCTTTCATTCTTTAGTTAACCACAATCACATGACTGATGGTTTTAGTCCACAATGCCAACCCAAAGTCACTAGCTTGATGTAACGCTGCGCTTTAAAGACTTAAAAGACACTTTAGACTTTACCTGAACATTGTTTTAGAGAGAATATTTTGTCTAACAGTGTGTAATGATATGATCTGCATAACAGCGAGCAGGTGCTTGCAGAGCTCACACCGAGGCCTCCAGCCCCTGAACTGCACTCCGTATCCAGTAGTGTTCACACAGCACAGGGCTTCCAGTGTGTCCGACCAACACCATCCACGGTCAGTCACTACATCGCTGAGGAATCACTGAATGACCACAATTTACAATCGAACtccaaaagttttggcacccttcTAAAAGATTTGACTTTCTTACATGAACATCATGACTGTgaacaaatatttatatgtatattgttTGTGTGCTTTTAGGGTCGTGACTACAGGACCGATGAGGCCATTACATTTTGGAGGGAAAACTTTGACAAGATTCAGGTACAGTAAGgtgtaaaaatgaatgaatgaatgaatgaatgaatgaatgaatgaatgaatgaatgaatgaatgtgttagCAAGAAGTCATAAGCACAGACCAGATCCAGGCcagtgttggttttttttttcaagaatctTTTCCTTGTCCCTACTTAacattgtttgtctttttcagaCAGTCCAAATGCTTTAGATTTATAGAAATAGAATAATTTataagtttatttaaaacagaagtCATGAACCCCAATAGACTTAGACTTCATATTTAATATAGAAGAATCGTTCAGTAAATCTAATCTATAAACACTGAATATGAGTGCTTATGTCTTATGTGCTTCTCCCAGATAGTAAGCAAGCTGGATTTTGTTTCAGAGGAATTCAGTTTCTCCTAGTGATTATTTGTATGTTATCTTTACATGTAATGAAAAACATGTCAAATTTAAAAAGTCAAAATGAACGTCATGACGACGTTTGTCAAAATGATATGATAATAACCCCAAATGTCCCACGTAATAATTGAACCCCTTAACATAACGCAACATACAATGTACACAACAATGTACATTGCCacaaagcagaaattattaaattgaTCCCTactgagcaagccagaggcaatggTGGCAAGAGAAATAAACTTTCTGAGGTGACAtatggaagaaaccttgagaggaaccaatcTCAAAAAACAGGAAGCCAACCTCCactgggtgacaccagatagtACTATTACAGTACAAATCATTTGTCTTCTATAACTCAAGTCAGGTAGTGCTAAAGGTGTCGAGGGAAATTTTGAATCATTATATCAGTTTTATCATACAAATCTAACCTGTTCAGTATGACATGAGAGAATGGTAAAATAATGAAAGTACATTTTTCATGTTTATGGACAAATTTCTCTTCAAGGATTTGTAAGTTTCTATAGCTATAGTCATTATATGaagaatgtttatttaaaaatagacaCATAGAACATACAAAGACCaggcattttattttgttttaaacaactgaAATGTTGTCACAAAGTCAGAAGTACTCGTTGTACAGAATGGCTTTGTACACCGAGAAACGTTTACGTTTGTAATATCACTTACTGATGGACATGGTATGAAGTTGGGATCATTTTCATGAAGGATGCCAGTCATGGAGTTGATTGTAAAAACCTATGAATTCTGTGGTTGTTCTCAAGCCTCAACTACaggtttttgtatttatttaacagggCGTGACAGCAGTGAGAAACAGAGATGCTCCTTTTAAGAAGAACGCCAGTTTCAGCACTCCGATCCGTGAGCGCTTGGACCCCAATCCCGAGGACTGTACTGATATAGAAGAAGCCTAATTACGAAACAAAATGAGAAAGTAAACAGCTGTTTTATAAGCTCACTCTACTCTAAATTGTTTGTTCcagaatataaatatgtaaaataaaaatctttgaaCATTATGTACAACAGGCCAGAGTTCTCGCAGAAGTCAAACCGCCTAAGAACATCCTGTTCTTTCTGATGGTTTCCAGTTATCCCTAATACTTTTCCAACATCACTTATCATCTGGCAAATAAACTCAATAAGCTCCTTCCCTTTCGTCGAATCTTTTAACTGAAACTTTGCAGGCTGTGCTCGAACACTGACAACATTTATTTAGGTTTGTAGCTAGACGCAAAGCATCTGCCTTCCCACCCTACACAGGAACCCGCATTATATTGATGACACACCAAGTGTTTGCGCCGGCTTCCTTTTGAATGCAGCGGCTTACTTCCAGCACAGATGCACTAACCTTTCATGCTTTCAGCAGGGTAGCTATGGCAACAAGTCATTTTTAGACCATGTTCATGCATGCAGATTCACCCCCTTGTTTTTTTGGGAAGTATTTGTCATCTGGTAGAACCTACATGAATCTTAATTATTAGATGTTAATTATTGCTGGTTGTGTGTAGTTAATGGAGATTCACCCTGAAGCACATTAAAGTTTTTACCGAAATATTTATTATGTGTTTAGCATTTTGTTGGATgatgctgtctgtatttttgttattcCTGTAAGATGTTACCGATCGTGTGCTATAATGATGTCACACTGTTATTgctattgttaatattattttttaaatttatgtatttatttatttttaataacctTTGTTTCTTATACTTATGCTTCTTCTCAACTAGTAAtatgcaccaacacaccaagacaaattCCTGTACATGCGGACCGGACCCTACAGTACCTGGCAATAAacctggttctgattctgaatctgaTTCTACAGGTAATTAAAGAATTGAAAGCTTGGTGTGAAGatgcatatacagtagatacCTTTGCAAGTTTGCATTTTACTGACTTAAAAAGTCCcctattttcttttaaagagcCTAAAATCTTTTTAGTGTCTTGAAAAACACAGGTTCTTGTTGGAATATCACATTGTCGAGACTGAAATTGTCGACTGACTGTCGAGGCAGCTGAAAGGCTGACTGAATATTAAGACAAAAATCATGAAAGAATTATTTTTGAGGAATTTCAGCTTCAATATTccattgagaaaaaaaaagtatgatttTGGACAAACTGTAAATTAGTTTTCAACCATCTAGAAATCATCAAATATACAGCTGAATacttaaatctgattggctaAGATGTCACTTATGTAGCTTAAGCTTACAGATTTTATTGCTTAGCCAAACAGAGTTTTTCTTAGTGCCTACTCTTCATAAcgtaagaacaaaaaaaaaccacatagGTACGTAAAGCCGAACAAGTTTTCTCATTATCGAAGCACAGCGCAGGCGCTTTCTGCAGAGCAGTACGACCTCTTTGCAACAGCAACCGGAGTGACAGAGCCGAGTGTGGGAGGCAAATCACAGTCAAGTAGGTGGGATGCTTCcgtgaacatgcacacacacacacacacacacacacacacacacacacacacacacacagatggtaAAAGACCTAATGGGCTTTCGATAATCAGTGACGTCATTCCTTCAGATTATTGTACTCGACTGCAAGGAAAAAGCTGTTGCCATCTAAGGAATATAAGAAATAAGAGTTATTCGAAAGGATATGCGTTTAAAATATGAGTAATGTGATATGCTTGATGAACGGGAAGACTTGTTCACCTTCCCAGAATGACCTTCAGTGGTCAAAATCTTAGACTATAAACAAATTTTTTGACTCACAGTCTCACAGAGGTTGTGGGAGTATAGAGGATGAGGTATGATCTTATGAGAGGAAAAGCATTTAAACACCACACTGAGAGAGGAAAGTTTCTATCACAAAATCTGTTCCCtcaaaaaaaagtctaatttTCAGATCGTTTATTGAACAAAATATCTTACATTGTCTtggatatacatatatacaaatattaacCTGTATAGAACCAGGGCAAAATATCACTTCTGATGCCAGCACTAAGTTCAGTACATTGTACTTTTGCCGTATTCATGTGCTGTATTGTAGATACACATCAAATCACGTACAAATCTGAATATAGAAAGcacaaaaataaagtaaatcgTTGAGGAAAAAAAGTCCTCATCTATATCAACACTGGAAGTTGCATCTTCATTAACATTATCGtcatcattataaaaaaaaacacctttacaGTTTCTTTTGCAGTTAGAGCGGGTATGAAACATACCACATCCGAATTCCTCATAAGATATTAGGAGTAACATGTTCCATGTGAGGACAGGGCTGGTTTGTGCATCCTTTTACACAGAGAGCAAATTCCAGAAGGAGCAAAAAACCCAAGGATGGTACTAAAGAGGTTTTGTCCCAGTGCTTCCCTTCTTCAGCAGCACTCAGATAACATAGTCTTCTCCCCTAGTAGCCAATATGTTCTCATTTTGCCTTTGCCCTGAAAGAAGGAAAAGGCAGAGATCAATACGGCATATCGACAAGCTCTCAGGAGCAAATAGTCAACACTCAGTGCCTGCTCGAGGACAGCAGAGTGGCTTGAGTCGGCGAAGACCAACAACTAACCTAATTTGAGGCTCTCGAGCAAAACCTGTCTCTAATCgttaaatataattacataaaaGGGAGCCTCAGATTAGCTTATCTGAAAAAGTATCTTCATCAGGACTGAACTGCGTTTGTTTTCCATTCCTACAGGGACCCAGCGTGTATGCTGATGCTTCGTCTCTGCTACAGCTTGTAATCTGAGAAGCACAGACAGCAGCATCCATACCGCAGTCCAGAGAGATACAGTACATTACCTTTAATTCTATATCTCCTCGTAGCTGGAGGTCAAAGTAGCCAAACTCATCCAGCACCTCTTTGGTGGCCGAGGACATGTGTATCCGCAGGGCTGCAAGAAaaatgggggtggggggtgggggtgggggtacAGCCAATCAGTGTAAGTGCACATCAGTGAGTGACAGCTGGACCCTTGATGACCGCAGACTTATGGAAAACCCCAGACTTGGAGTAATGTAATAAgtaatgtatgtatgcatgtagtCTCTAGTGCTTTGGGTGTATTTGATGGGGAACACTCCATATGTGCATGTGCAATAGATTTTATGCTCTGAGCGGATACCGAGGCTTACTTAGAAGtgcaaaataaatcacacagggTAGAGGGGCAGTGACTCCTGCATTCATTATTAATGGTTATTAAGTACAAGGAACTCAGCACAGGAAGTCAGGCAGAAAGTCAATACAAACAATGGATGCTATAtgccatgtctgtgtgtgtgtgtgtgtgtgtgtgtgtgtgtgtagactggtACGCTTGAACTGCTAAGTGCTCATTCACAACAGACTACGCTGCACTGTGAGACATGCTGCTAATGTTCACGTATCCATCAGGATGCTATTGATAGACGGTGACTATGCGAGCTAGCAGGCTGCTAAATTAATCGATTGCGCAGACGATTATAAATGAACTCTTCCAATAAGACAAAGGCCAATAAATGCCTGCACCAATTTCTCATCACTAATCAGGATGGAAAACGTATAGATTTACGAATACCATGTTTATTTAGTAAGTACAACGTATTAGTTTTATTCCCCGCGTAGTGCCGTGACATTCAGAGAACATAATGAATGTAGATCAACTATACAATCGGAATGCTACTTGagattttgttttgatttagaAATTGCCCCAAAACTAATTTTATGTACTATCACTTTTAGATTAGTTCAGATAAgtctattaaaacattaaagctCAAATTATGCATAAGATTTATggattatatacatataaaaaacaacagcaacatcaacaaaaaaacaatcccaCTACATTCAGTAGTTTTAGTGTTGCTCAGTTACTACTACTGGGAAGATTTAGGGCTTTACAATGCTGTTATGTTATACCACATGTAACAGTGAATACTCAGATTTGGATCGACTATGACTATAAATTTCACCTTCTGTGTTTTACAGTGTTTAAACATAATAGCTTTCACTTTGCCAGTATAATattacagacaaataaatataaaccgCATTCAATTAATCAATATTTTAACATTCCTACTATAGATTACTTATACAATCAGTGGCCACAGCGAATGTTGTACACATTGTCAAGTCTCTGTCACGGATGAGACACGGACTTTATGATGTAAAAAACTGGATGATTTTTCTCTCCTcttattttaaatctgaaattGAGCACCGAATTGTGCGCTACTTGAGTCGCCTATTCATCAAAAACGTTCTTTCTCTTACACAAGGACATTTATTTTGCTTCTGCTTGAGTCATTACTTTTACTAAAGTGAAGTTTTTAGCTTCTCTTTCTACCTTAGAAAGTTCTAGAGATTGTTTTATGTCACGTACCTTCCCCGGTGGACTCCATCCTTGATGCTGTGTTGACAGTGTCTCCAAATAAACAGTACCTGGGCATTTTGAGTCCTACTACACCTGCACAGACAGgccctgtatacacacacacacacacatacacacacacacacacagttgtgggAGATTTATAAACTCCTGCCAGAAGACACCATACAGATCTCTCTGATCCTATCAACTGACAGGTTGAGGGTTCACACTGAGGACATTGATCTCTTGCAGTCTTTCCAGCCTTAATCTCATTACAACAGCCACTGCGGTGTGCATATACACAAGCtgacagagactgacagagattTGTGAGAGCATGCTGCGGGATTTTCTCGAAAGTAAGGGGAAGAGGATTACTGCTTGGCTGTGTGGCCTTGTGAGTTTAAGAGAAAGCATTAATTAAGTACTAATGCTGTGTCTCAGCCCTAACAAGATGGGGGCCAGGACTCACCTTGGTAAAAGCAACGCGTTTGATTCGAGACAATACGACATGTGTGTATCGTGTGCATGTGTCCGATCTTAAATCAAATCGGTTTCTGTTTCGGTCATTTAAAGCAGGCATAAAGTGCAGACTATGATGAAGCAATTCAATGAAAGATTATTTAAGCCAATAATCAGATGTGCATGTAGACTATTaatcagatacacacacaatcagaagaaggagaaaaataagCTGGTTCTGATCTTTGGATCAGAATAGTGAGAGCTTAAAGAGGGACACATGGAAAAGCACGGATTAAAAACGTCGATCGTAAAATGTTTAGCAAACATTTCTCTGCTTTTACTTACTACACTTGAAAAGATCGCCTATGTTACTATAAAGCAGAATTGATAGCTGATAGCTGATTATCAGATtacttaaatacacacaaacacggtgCTGACACGAATGCCAAAATCAGTTTGCAGTTAATCTGATTATTTTGTACATGTAAACACATTCTGTAGCGATTTGCAATCTGAACGCACGTTTTCGCTTGAGCCAACTTCCAACAGCAGAAAAAGTACCTGTGTGGATTCCGATGCGTAACCACAGCTGGTCATTGGGTCTGTGTCtgattttaaagcttttaaccTGCTCCAGCAAAGCTAACGACATTCCGGCGATCTCACGTGCGTGGAGTTTGCCGTTACGTACAGGTAGACCAGACACCACCATATAGGCATCACCGATGGTCTCCACCTAAAATAAAGAAGATAGATGTCTTGATCCATGTGTCGTTACGTTATTGTTTAGAGTGtaagatataaatatttaacaacCTTAGAAAACGAAGAAATGGTTTAAGATGTTACTCACCTTATAAACATCAAAATTATCAATGATGGCATCAAAACATGTGTATAAGTCATTCAGCAGTGTTACAACCTGCAAAGAAACATGGCTTCAGTCACATTTCATTCTCAGGAAACATTACAACAAACTTTGTTATTTTAGTAAATCTAATTCAGATTTCCCGCAGTGTGAACGGAAACTTTCACCCAGGGGTCGGCATTGAATGTTTTATCATATCACACTCTACAGTGGTGGTTAACATGaagctcatataaaagtagacagAATAAGCAGCATTTTAtaagtatttttgtttctacCCTTTTCACTAGGAGTAagatgttcattaaaaaaaaaaataataataataatttcttttcATACAAATATTTCTATGAagatatcgaacccatttctgttCTCGGAAG includes the following:
- the spag8 gene encoding sperm associated antigen 8, with the protein product MSSSEMEEGTSAVGGRLLGNWVEERATTSLDNTGPPTDIHKNGHKGIITVDFSSKLNGVSTLKSAFTSPKSTRVRKKGLRAELLQKQLIKSISEQVLAELTPRPPAPELHSVSSSVHTAQGFQCVRPTPSTGRDYRTDEAITFWRENFDKIQGVTAVRNRDAPFKKNASFSTPIRERLDPNPEDCTDIEEA